The Nitrospirota bacterium genome window below encodes:
- the cas2 gene encoding type I-E CRISPR-associated endoribonuclease Cas2, which yields MLVIVLENAPPRLRGRLAIWLLEIRAGVYVGNYSAKVRDHIWEHVKAGLSEGNAVMAWRTNNEAGFDFETLGTNRRIPVEIDGAKLVSFLPEGDASALTPQPS from the coding sequence ATGCTGGTCATCGTGCTTGAAAACGCTCCGCCAAGACTCCGTGGGCGGCTTGCCATCTGGCTGCTGGAAATCCGCGCCGGTGTCTATGTCGGGAACTACTCAGCCAAAGTGCGGGATCATATTTGGGAGCACGTCAAGGCCGGCCTCAGCGAAGGGAACGCCGTCATGGCCTGGCGCACCAATAACGAGGCGGGGTTCGACTTCGAGACTCTGGGGACCAACCGCCGTATACCGGTAGAAATAGACGGCGCCAAGCTGGTCAGCTTTCTTCCAGAAGGTGATGCAAGCGCTCTTACCCCACAGCCATCATGA
- the cas1e gene encoding type I-E CRISPR-associated endonuclease Cas1, giving the protein MADILPPLKPIPIKERLSVLYIEYGQLDVLDGAFVVVDKNGVRTHIPVGGVVCLMLEPGTRVSHAACALAARAGTLLVWIGEAGVRLYSAGQPGGARADRLLYQAKLALDDELRLKVVRKMYALRFGEEPPQRRSVDQLRGIEGARVRETYKRIAAKYGVEWKARNYDTSEWDQGDLPNRCLSAATACLYGVTEAAVLAAGYAPAIGFIHTGKPLSFVYDVADVYKFETVVPLAFRIAGRSPVNPEQQVRLACRDSFRETRLLERIIPGIEDMLAAGEIPRPKAFEEQVLPAIPNEENIGDAGHRA; this is encoded by the coding sequence ATGGCTGATATCCTTCCCCCGCTGAAACCCATTCCCATCAAGGAGCGGCTTTCAGTCCTCTATATTGAATATGGACAACTTGATGTCCTGGACGGGGCCTTTGTGGTCGTGGATAAAAACGGTGTGCGCACGCATATCCCCGTTGGAGGTGTCGTGTGTTTGATGTTGGAGCCTGGTACACGGGTGTCTCACGCCGCCTGCGCTCTGGCTGCCCGTGCGGGCACGTTGCTAGTGTGGATAGGGGAGGCCGGTGTTCGGCTCTATTCGGCTGGACAACCTGGGGGTGCCCGGGCTGACCGACTCCTGTACCAAGCCAAGCTGGCACTCGACGATGAATTACGGTTGAAAGTCGTGCGCAAAATGTATGCGTTGCGGTTCGGCGAAGAGCCCCCGCAACGCCGTTCTGTGGATCAATTGCGCGGCATCGAAGGCGCACGGGTACGTGAGACCTATAAACGCATTGCCGCAAAATATGGCGTGGAATGGAAAGCCCGGAACTATGACACCAGTGAATGGGACCAGGGCGACTTGCCGAACCGTTGCTTGTCCGCTGCCACTGCCTGCTTATATGGCGTCACCGAAGCCGCTGTCCTAGCCGCTGGGTATGCGCCGGCCATCGGCTTCATCCATACCGGCAAGCCGCTCTCCTTCGTCTACGACGTGGCCGATGTCTACAAATTCGAGACGGTTGTTCCTTTGGCTTTTCGTATTGCCGGGCGTAGTCCTGTGAATCCTGAACAACAAGTCCGTCTGGCTTGCCGCGACAGCTTCCGCGAAACCCGATTGTTAGAGCGCATCATCCCCGGCATAGAGGACATGCTGGCAGCTGGCGAAATCCCACGGCCAAAAGCCTTCGAAGAGCAAGTCCTCCCAGCCATACCCAATGAGGAGAACATCGGCGATGCTGGTCATCGTGCTTGA
- the cas6e gene encoding type I-E CRISPR-associated protein Cas6/Cse3/CasE, translating to MNGEPHWLSRVTPRPDITYCQLVDLGVLDPYGQHQALWKLFDVAKEDRTDRAEFLFRTESKNRLPAFYLLSQRQPRDHAGLWHIESRPYRPDIQVGDRLAFKLRVSPVVTRAGGVGSHSKRHDVVMDAKRQMNWKHLPEDQRPTLAYLAQKAGETWLRARAERLGCRFDDATVRADGYRTWRKHSAKSIELSMLDFEGSLTIADPARFADALLKGVGPAKGFGCGLLLVRRV from the coding sequence ATGAATGGCGAACCCCATTGGCTCTCCCGTGTCACACCTAGGCCCGACATTACCTATTGCCAGCTTGTTGATTTAGGTGTGCTCGATCCCTATGGACAGCATCAGGCATTGTGGAAGTTATTTGACGTGGCGAAGGAGGACCGCACAGATCGAGCTGAATTTCTGTTCCGCACTGAGAGCAAAAACCGCTTGCCAGCGTTTTACCTTTTATCCCAGCGCCAGCCTCGCGACCATGCAGGGCTGTGGCATATCGAATCCAGGCCCTATCGTCCTGATATTCAGGTCGGCGATCGCCTAGCGTTCAAATTGCGGGTGAGTCCTGTTGTGACACGTGCAGGGGGAGTGGGCAGTCACAGCAAGCGTCATGACGTAGTGATGGATGCCAAACGTCAGATGAATTGGAAACACTTGCCAGAAGATCAACGCCCAACACTGGCTTATCTAGCTCAGAAAGCGGGTGAAACCTGGCTGCGGGCGCGTGCGGAACGTTTAGGGTGCAGGTTTGATGATGCCACAGTGCGTGCGGACGGTTATCGCACCTGGCGAAAACATAGTGCCAAGAGCATTGAGCTATCCATGCTGGATTTCGAGGGCAGCTTGACCATAGCTGACCCCGCACGTTTCGCAGATGCATTACTCAAAGGCGTCGGTCCCGCCAAAGGCTTTGGCTGCGGCTTGCTGTTGGTTCGACGTGTATAA
- the cas5e gene encoding type I-E CRISPR-associated protein Cas5/CasD, whose amino-acid sequence MRDYLVFQLYGPLAAWGDIAVGETRPSAMTPTKSAVLGLVAAALGLRRPDTARTEAERAEWESRHIALAEGYGMAVRIEALGLPLTDYHTAQVPSSGTGKNRKVFSTRRGELTHGHKSDLNTILSRREYRQDAFYAVAIWARGNSPYTLHELRRALLEPCFMLYLGRKSCPLALPLQPEVKSAEAVEDALASMHLEGILARVAEAGGDAGWTKLYTRFQPSAPLLLWDGDAETRLLPEQTIIRRDATLSRRSWQFTVRDEHQAHLGQGGQL is encoded by the coding sequence ATGCGCGACTACCTCGTCTTTCAGCTTTATGGGCCGTTGGCCGCGTGGGGCGACATTGCGGTGGGGGAGACGCGACCATCGGCGATGACACCGACCAAATCAGCGGTGCTAGGACTAGTGGCGGCAGCCTTGGGGTTGCGTCGTCCGGATACTGCGCGCACGGAAGCGGAACGTGCCGAATGGGAGTCACGCCATATCGCCTTGGCTGAGGGCTATGGCATGGCAGTAAGAATAGAGGCTTTAGGTTTGCCGTTGACTGACTACCACACGGCTCAAGTGCCTTCGTCCGGTACCGGGAAAAACCGCAAAGTCTTTTCCACTCGACGGGGTGAACTGACCCATGGTCACAAGTCTGATCTCAACACCATTCTTTCCCGCCGCGAGTATCGCCAAGATGCTTTCTACGCCGTTGCAATATGGGCACGAGGCAACTCGCCATATACTCTGCATGAGTTGCGTCGAGCACTACTGGAACCCTGCTTCATGCTGTATCTTGGCCGGAAATCTTGCCCACTGGCGCTGCCGCTACAACCGGAGGTGAAGAGCGCAGAAGCTGTGGAAGATGCGTTGGCCAGCATGCACCTCGAAGGTATTCTAGCGCGAGTGGCAGAAGCGGGCGGTGATGCCGGGTGGACTAAACTTTATACGCGTTTCCAGCCCAGCGCGCCCTTGTTGCTGTGGGATGGTGACGCTGAAACTCGCCTGTTGCCAGAGCAAACCATTATCCGCCGCGATGCGACACTCTCACGCCGCAGTTGGCAGTTCACGGTGCGTGACGAACACCAGGCCCACCTCGGACAAGGAGGGCAGCTATGA
- the cas7e gene encoding type I-E CRISPR-associated protein Cas7/Cse4/CasC gives MTTFLQLHLLTSYPPACLNRDDLNRPKTAVMGGVPRLRVSSQSLKRAWRISDTFHEKVSDQMGIRSKELGRRMRDALLNGVALADLLKPGTLQAEPDGKVSDENATKWAWMIAGEFVDKKTKDGEEETEGEEPEGKSKKKVKKPNVSKETLKSEQIVFYSQKEIEVLGTLIQSLRESGRPPTAEQLRVLKVKEANGSADLALFGRMLASSPDFNVDAACQVAHAITVHRAAVEDDFFTAVDDLNTREVDAGSAHMGEQGFGAGLFYSYVCIDCDLLKENLGGDAELTGKTIKALVEAAATVAPTGKQNSFANRAWAPYVLAEKGSRQPRGLSLAFMKPVNEYGEGMIVNAMTALDTMRTNLDKVYHSGQPLPSESINALTGEGDFQKLLDFATGSGGV, from the coding sequence ATGACCACTTTTTTGCAATTGCACCTACTTACCAGCTATCCACCTGCCTGCCTCAACCGCGACGATCTGAATCGCCCCAAGACTGCTGTTATGGGCGGGGTGCCGAGACTGCGTGTCTCGTCGCAGAGTTTGAAACGTGCGTGGCGTATCTCTGACACCTTCCACGAAAAGGTCAGCGATCAGATGGGCATACGATCCAAAGAGCTTGGGCGTCGTATGAGGGATGCCTTATTGAACGGGGTCGCCTTGGCCGATCTGTTGAAGCCTGGAACATTACAAGCTGAGCCTGATGGCAAGGTATCTGATGAGAATGCCACAAAGTGGGCATGGATGATTGCCGGGGAGTTCGTGGACAAGAAAACCAAAGATGGTGAGGAAGAAACTGAAGGTGAGGAACCTGAGGGCAAAAGTAAGAAAAAGGTCAAGAAGCCAAATGTCAGCAAGGAAACGCTCAAGAGCGAACAGATTGTCTTCTATTCGCAAAAGGAGATCGAGGTTTTGGGCACCCTGATTCAGAGTTTGCGCGAGAGCGGCAGGCCACCGACTGCCGAGCAACTCAGAGTCCTCAAAGTGAAAGAGGCGAACGGATCTGCAGATTTAGCTTTGTTTGGGCGGATGCTTGCATCAAGCCCGGATTTCAATGTTGACGCCGCGTGCCAGGTTGCCCATGCCATCACCGTTCATCGTGCTGCTGTGGAGGATGACTTCTTCACTGCCGTGGATGACCTCAATACTCGCGAGGTAGATGCCGGTTCCGCGCATATGGGTGAGCAGGGATTCGGGGCGGGGCTATTTTATAGCTACGTGTGCATAGACTGCGATCTGCTGAAAGAAAATTTAGGCGGCGATGCTGAGTTGACTGGAAAGACAATTAAGGCGTTGGTTGAAGCTGCCGCCACTGTCGCCCCCACCGGCAAGCAGAATAGCTTCGCCAACCGGGCATGGGCGCCATACGTGCTGGCCGAAAAAGGCAGCCGCCAGCCGCGTGGGCTCTCTCTGGCATTCATGAAGCCGGTCAACGAATATGGTGAAGGCATGATCGTAAATGCCATGACAGCGCTCGATACCATGCGCACTAATCTGGATAAGGTGTATCACAGTGGCCAACCATTACCGAGTGAGAGTATCAACGCGCTGACTGGTGAAGGCGACTTCCAGAAGCTCCTGGACTTTGCCACAGGGAGCGGAGGTGTGTAA
- the casB gene encoding type I-E CRISPR-associated protein Cse2/CasB — translation MSDKTRPDNPFPQGKPDHPSFDVLRTWWQKLESDRGERAALRRAASLTEVMLSPAFHRLLNSLRRAGYGMADYRYPKLAAIAGLAARVKTETSETLATRMGSPKSGGDKAAMSDLRVRRVLACDDVEELYTLLRRALALLGDQANLADLAATLWHWSPMDEKRSNDPRRRMAYDYYAAAPL, via the coding sequence ATGAGTGACAAAACCAGACCGGACAACCCCTTTCCTCAGGGCAAGCCCGACCATCCGTCCTTCGATGTGCTGAGAACATGGTGGCAGAAATTGGAATCGGACCGGGGTGAACGTGCCGCGCTACGCCGAGCGGCCAGTCTTACCGAGGTGATGCTGAGTCCGGCCTTTCACCGACTGCTCAATTCGTTACGGCGAGCAGGCTACGGCATGGCGGACTATCGTTATCCAAAGCTCGCCGCCATCGCCGGATTGGCGGCGCGAGTCAAGACGGAAACATCCGAGACGCTTGCCACCCGCATGGGTAGTCCTAAGAGCGGAGGAGACAAGGCCGCCATGTCTGACTTGCGGGTGCGCCGTGTGCTCGCCTGTGATGACGTAGAGGAGCTGTATACCTTGTTGCGACGGGCACTTGCCTTACTGGGCGACCAAGCGAACTTGGCAGACCTCGCGGCGACACTTTGGCACTGGTCACCGATGGACGAAAAACGTTCGAACGATCCACGCCGCCGAATGGCATACGACTATTACGCTGCAGCGCCACTTTAA